The window tgtctgactaacAGTCCAAAAACCTCAAAATATGCAatgaacaaatatatatatataaaaaaatactgcacattttcacattttagagGCTGCAaccagaaaattaatcagcaattCCTttgctaatcgattaatcgttaagTCTGAGGATTTGCTGCATTTCTAAGTAATCAAAATCTAGGATAAAATAATggcaataattataatattaatagagTTGGAGCTCTAGTTGTCACGGGTCAAATTTAGTCTGGAGTACCAATCACAGATTATCTCAAGAAAGATCTTGTATCACTTTTAACTTTTTAAGGAAAATCCGATTTTATGTTTAGCTCACATATTTATGGTACTTTGTGGTCATGCATATGCATTCAGTTGATttctaggggtgtaaatcacaggTTTCATCACAGTACGATATTATACTGATTCTGTGGACAACATACAATATTTGCCGATATCACAAAGAACATTCAGGGGcctgaaaaaaactaaaatatgatttgacaatttattaCTGGGATCTTCCAGACatctaaatgaaaaacaatcacaAGTAAAgcgggaatttcaaaataaaggtgtatcTTTATGTTTGCATTTTCCTTGTGAACCTAAAAGAAACTGAAGTTTAGAACCAGCAAACActatatattttaaaagaaGGAAAATGCCTTTAAAACGCctcatcagaaatgtataatgTAATTAATAAGGGTCTGCTCTCTCCAGGTGGGTTTGCGTCAGCAGGACATGTCCCTGCTGTGCCAGCTGTGGTCGCTCCACGAGTCCATCCAGGAGTACAAGGGCAGCTGCCAGGACCTGAGCGCCGCCTCCAGCCTCAGCATGATGGAGAACGGCTACTTCGACGAGGACGACGAGTATTACCCGGAGCCTGGCGCCACACCCACCGGGGACCAGCCGGACGGGGAGGTCGGAGACGGGACGGCAACAATGGCAGCGTCCAAGAATGGGAGCGGCAAAGACGACAGCTGGGACTCCTTTCACGTCACCATCTGAGGCCTCATTCTTCAGCGTTCTTCTGCAGACGGATACATACTGAAAAGACTTGAGGAAAAGTTGAGTGGCTCTGGAAACCTTTTGGCCTCCAAGACATTAGTGGTAGCAGTTTATGGTATGTCATTACCGTAATAGACTCGTCCTCCTCAggtgaaacacacacctgcTTGTGCTGCAGAAGGTTCTTTTTGCAGCGTAACCAGGAGCTTCATCAGACTGCGGGGCTGAGAGGCCGGGTGTTTTGACCTTCTCTCAATCTCAGGAGTTGAGATGGATTGTATTCCAAGACTCCATATACTCAAAATTAggcaatatatacatatatatattatttctttttataaacAAGCTCTACTGCTGCTTCTATATCAAGTGGTTTTACTAGCCAGTCTCCCTTTTTggcagacctttttttttttttttacatatacaaaatatatgaacaaagttgtattatttattatataatataaataacaaGATATTTGCTTTCCTGTTGCTCTCTACGGATGTTTTGTACTCTACCCAGGTACACGGGTACATCATTTACTGGTTGGGAATCACAGATAATGGGACTTTAAACGTAAACACAGTGGACTCTGCAATCAGTGTCGGCGCAAAAGAGACGATCGACGGCGTGGACATGCTGACggagacggtgtgtgtgtgtgtgtgttacttttAAGTGGTGAAATCTTTCATTTACATGGACAGACATTGTCAGACCTGAAGAAGAATGGAGTCCTTCATACCTgctcaaagtgtaaaaatgcttgttaacagagTGAGCTTTGGTACAGGAGTGGAGGCTAcacttttctgccttttttacACAGAGCTGATGTTTGCtctgaaaatgtgaaatgttcaAAATGCTGGAGACGGTTTCAACCTGAACCCTCAGAGCTGTTAGAGCTTGGACAACTTTGATGCGCCACTGTTTTCTGACTGGGTGGTTTCGATCTGGCAAATCATGTTTTATACTCTGCTGAGGCTACTCACTTTCATGATGCATCGACTGAGGAGTTAAAGCATAATCccggtttattacaacttgggtgtTATTTTCATAGTTATGGCCGTcaatcagacagtcagacagggaAAGTGTTCCCTTGTGCAGTATCATCATAACTGACAGAAACGACTATGAAAATAAGGCTCAAGTtgtaaatcagcagcaacacaGACATGTAGCAAGCGCTTACTAGCCAGCACTGATTGAAAAATAATCAGGAAAAAACTGgataaaatgatttattcagCCATTTCAACATAACCAGCTTTGAGACTTTTCTTCTTAATGTACtctcaaataaatatattgcCAATAATTGAGAAACTGTGATCAACTTCTCACATAATTTACACTTGCTAGTTGAACTGTCATCGACAGAGAAGTGGAAGAAACAGAACACAAATCTGTTGAAAAGTTCTGTTTTTGTTCCAGTAAATTGTTTCTGCGGTCGCTGTGGCCTTCAAATGTTGCTCGCCGTGTAACACGCAAAGCTGTAGCTTGGTAGCAACTATCAGCTCACTACAGGGTACTTTATAATACTATGTATCCTACTAAAACTGATCCTGTCTTAACAACACATGCAACATGCTCTGCAGCATCTAGCAGGTACCTGGAGTTTCAACATTATTTAAGACACGTTAGAGAGGGATGTAATGGGTTTTATTCATGTttcaactagagctgcaacgattaatcgactaatcgatcagttgatcaacagaaaaatattcACCAACTGTTTTGTTAATTAATCGTTAAAGTCATTTTTTGatgtaaaaatgtcagaaaatgctgtttgccgcctctcaaatatgaaaatgacctgcttttttctgtttatatcatattaaagtgaatatctatggacaaatcaagacatttaaagacatcaccttagACTTAGTGAAATTGGGatggatatttttcaccattttctgacattttatagactaaacgattaatcgattaattgattaatcgagaaaatatgaaaaataatcctagttgcagccctagtttcaaCATACCTGCAACCTCAATCTAAAACAGGGCTTTCCATTACGAGACAATACTGGTCATTAACAAGATTGTAACAGCAAGTGTTTCTAATTTAAGAGACCCCGGTGGATCTCTGCTTGCTGTTTTAAAGAGTGTTTTTAATTGAAACACTCCACAAAGACAGCCTTACTTTAGCAAGTGGCAAAGACGTTTGGATGTGCAAATATTTCTGCTACACACATGAATGGTCTTCCTTAATATCTGAAACTCTACAGCAAAAGGTTTTAGCTAAATCTGTAGCACGCAACGCCTCAGCtcaacacacagcagctgttCTGACTGTCAACACCCACCTTCACTTTGAGAAGCTGTGGGAAGTGTCAGTGTTGATATTGTGTCTGTATAGATCATGCGACGCCATCTGTTTGTAGGCTGGTCCACTATTTGTGTGCTCGTGGAACACAAACCAAAGAAAGTACAGCACTCAAAATGAAATGtatagagcgctgcagggatgacgtatttttgtaggccaaccaggaagttagcatcaccctgggttccc is drawn from Sebastes umbrosus isolate fSebUmb1 chromosome 18, fSebUmb1.pri, whole genome shotgun sequence and contains these coding sequences:
- the fam89a gene encoding sprT-like domain-containing protein Spartan codes for the protein MNGKSSNGSHGGMACIEGLPPLPKSLSGLLNSSGGSWRDMERMYVKKTMIQDDLSRGRNTDNLLANKPANLDAALALLRKEMVGLRQQDMSLLCQLWSLHESIQEYKGSCQDLSAASSLSMMENGYFDEDDEYYPEPGATPTGDQPDGEVGDGTATMAASKNGSGKDDSWDSFHVTI